From a single Bemisia tabaci chromosome 10, PGI_BMITA_v3 genomic region:
- the LOC109032317 gene encoding uncharacterized protein, protein MAGKLLDSLRHLGDTRRARKPCDDSHLQYIGAKLSSLGTSTGHLDQSESTRNLLGARLGLAESVTVNEVKSNNNNNNNNNDDCPCADGKSDVSDSVNNNLGDNSVKCGKHSDSTRSLDNSNSGAAKPPGKRPPGPGSQSALAVSTAANNELQQYKGEFLYISQGLSQVSACWPIAETDRLSSRQRGHMEFGSINDIETTLEKKHFGSRVLTLKNIDKKKYS, encoded by the coding sequence ATGGCCGGGAAACTCCTGGACTCCCTGCGCCACCTGGGCGACACCCGTCGGGCCCGAAAACCGTGCGACGACAGCCACCTCCAGTACATCGGGGCCAAGCTCAGCTCCCTGGGGACGAGCACCGGGCACCtggaccaatcagagtcgaCGCGGAACCTCCTGGGTGCCCGCCTCGGCCTCGCCGAATCCGTCACGGTCAACGAAGTCAAATccaacaacaacaataacaacaacaacaatgacGACTGCCCCTGCGCGGACGGGAAAAGTGATGTTAGTGATAGTGTAAATAATAATCTGGGTGATAATAGTGTTAAATGCGGAAAGCATAGTGATAGTACGCGTAGTTTAGATAATAGCAATTCGGGCGCCGCCAAGCCTCCCGGCAAGAGACCGCCGGGCCCGGGGAGTCAGAGCGCCCTCGCCGTGTCCACGGCGGCCAACAACGAGCTTCAGCAGTATAAAGGTGAGTTTCTTTATATTTCTCAAGGGCTTTCTCAGGTTTCTGCTTGCTGGCCGATTGCTGAAACGGATAGACTAAGCtctagacaaagaggacatatgGAGTTTGGATCAATCAACGATATagaaactacactggaaaaaaaacactttggatctagagtcctaactctcaaaaacatcgacaagaaaaagtactcttga